One segment of Neodiprion fabricii isolate iyNeoFabr1 chromosome 1, iyNeoFabr1.1, whole genome shotgun sequence DNA contains the following:
- the LOC124184012 gene encoding 40S ribosomal protein S14a: MAPKRGKVQKEEVQVSLGPQVREGEIVFGVAHIFASFNDTFVHVTDLSGRETIARVTGGMKVKADRDEASPYAAMLAAQDVAEKCKSLGITALHIKLRATGGNKTKTPGPGAQSALRALARSSMKIGRIEDVTPIPSDSTRRKGGRRGRRL; this comes from the exons ATGGCTCCTAAAAGAGGGAAGGTTCAGAAGGAGGAGGTCCAGGTATCCCTCGGTCCCCAAGTTCGAGAGGGAGAAATCGTCTTCGGGGTTGCACACATCTTCGCGAGCTTCAACGACACTTTTGTCCACGTTACAGACTTGTCTGGCAG GGAAACCATCGCTCGCGTCACTGGTGGAATGAAAGTAAAAGCTGATCGTGACGAAGCATCTCCCTATGCCGCTATGTTGGCTGCTCAG GATGTGGCCGAAAAATGTAAATCGCTCGGAATCACAGCGCTTCACATTAAATTGAGGGCTACCGGAGGCAACAAGACAAAAACCCCGGGACCAGGAGCTCAGTCTGCTCTCCGAGCTCTCGCTCGTTCGTCGATGAAGATTGGCCGCATTGAAGACGTAACCCCTATCCCTTCGGATTCAACCCGCAGGAAGGGTGGTCGCCGTGGTCGCAGgctgtaa